In the genome of Parafrankia discariae, the window ATCGAGGCCGAGCAGGCCGAGCAGCAACAGGCCGGCCAGGAGCCGACGTCCGACGACATCGAGGCGCTCGCCGACGCCGTGCGTGACTCCGCCTCGCGCCGTGGGTCGGAGCCGCCGACCGGGCCGACCGGTCCTGCCGGTCCCGGCGCGGTGCCGCCCGGCGGGCCCGGTGGCCCCGGTGGCCCCGGTGGCCGTGGCCGCGGCCATCTGCGTGCGGTGCCGAGTCCGTCGTGACCTCCGCCTGACCGCTCAC includes:
- a CDS encoding DUF3499 domain-containing protein, which translates into the protein MKPRRCSRSACSAAAIATLTYAYAESTAVLGPLSPFVEPHSYDLCGVHADRLTVPLGWAVVRIEAEQAEQQQAGQEPTSDDIEALADAVRDSASRRGSEPPTGPTGPAGPGAVPPGGPGGPGGPGGRGRGHLRAVPSPS